The genomic stretch GCCAGCCCGCTCAGAGATGTGTATAAGAGACAGGATCAGCGCTCGCGACGAGTTCACAGAAAGTGGTCGAGAAGGCCAAGAAGATCGCGGCCCACCACCTCGAAGCGGGCGAGGAAGACGTGGAGTTCGCAAACGGCGAGTTCAGCGTGACGGGCGCACCGGAACGCTCGATGCACATTCAGGACGTCGCCCAGCAGTCCTACCTCGCCCACGATATGCCCGAGGGGATCGAGCCGGGACTGGAGGAAACCTCCTTCTACGACCCCGATAACTTCGTGTTCCCCTTTGGTACTCACATCGCGGTCGTGGAGGTCGACCCCGACTCCGGCGAGATCGAGTTCGAGAACTACGTGGCCGTCGACGACGTCGGCCCCCAGATCAACCCGAAGATCGTCGAAGGCCAGGTCCACGGCGGCGTCGCCCAGGGGATCGGCCAGGCGCTCTACGAGGGTGCCGAATACGACGACAACGCACAGCTGGTGACGGGCTCGATGCAGGACTACACGGTGCCGAAGGCCGAGCACATCCCCGAGATGGAGACCGACTCGACGGTGACGCCGAGTCCACACAACCCGCTCGGCGTGAAGGGCGTCGGCGAGGCGGGGACTATCGCGGCCCCGCAGGCCGTCGTGAACGCAGTGACGGACGCACTCCAGCCATTCGGCGTCGACCACATCGACATGCCGCTCACCAGCGAAGCGGTCTGGCGGGCGGTGAACGACCCAACTGCGACCGACGAGGACGGAGCTGGCGGCGAGGCGGTCGCGGACGGTGGAGATGAGGCCGCGAGCGACGACGCAGCGGCCGGCGGGGGTGACGACTGATGTACCCCGACGAGTTCGACTACTACGAGGCGGATAGCGTCGGGGAGGCGCTCGATCTTCTCGATGAACATTCCGATGCGGAGACCGAGCTGCTCGCCGGCGGCCACAGCCTGCTGCCGGCGATGAAAACAGGATTATCGAGCCCTGACGTCCTGATCGATATCAGCGGTATCGACGCGATGCACGGCATCGAGGTCGATGGGGACACCCTCTCGATCGGTGCGATGACCCGATACAGCGATCTCACGGAGTCCGACGCGGTGGCCGAGCACGCGCCAGCGCTGGCGGAGGCCGTCCGCCAAGTCGGCGACGTGCAGGTCCGCAATCGGGGAACGATCGGCGGAAATCTCGCCCACGCCGACCCGGCCGCCGATCTCCCGGGTGCGGCGATCGCCTCCGACGCGACCCTCGTGGTCGAGGGTACGGACGGCGAGCGCTCGATCCCGGCGGACGATTTCTTCTTCGGGATGTACGCCACCGACATCGGTCCCGACGAACTCCTCACCCGAGTGGAGATCCCGTCGGCTGACGGCGGGGTCGGCGCGTACGCGAAGAAACCGAGTCCTTCGTCGGGCTACGCGATGGTCGGTGTCGCCGCGCTGCTCGACACCGATGGCGGGACCGTCGAATCCGTCCGCGTCGGCGCGAACGGCGTGATGGACCACGGGGTACGACTCGGGCCCGTCGAGGACGCCCTCGCGGGTGGGTCGCTCGACGCCGAAACGATCGCGACGGCCGCGAGTCACGCCGGCGACGATCTCGACGAAGACATGATGATGTCGGATCTCCAGGCGTCGAACGAGTTCCGCGCTCAACTCCTCAAGGTGTACACCGAGCGGGCGCTGACCGCGGCGATGGATCGCACCGGCGGATCCGCGGCGGCCGACTGACACCCGCGGTCGATCTCTCCCGTCGCTTCTCGCTGCCTGACGACAGAATCGAGAACCATCAGTCGTCGGAGCCGTGCATGGCACGGGCGAGTGCGGCCCCGCCGACGCCGACGAGGCCCGCAAGGACGCCGAAGCCAGGCCCCTCACTGGTCGTGGTTTCAGTGGCCTCCGGCGTCGCTGTCGGATCCCCGGCTCCGAGCCGCGCAACCGCTTCGGGATCGAACTGCTCGATTTCGAGTCCGATGACGTCTCCCGAGCACTCGTGAGTCCGATTGATGATACCGACCGATCCGACGTCGATCGTCGCCTCGCGGCTACCGTTGGTGTGGATGACCGTGTCCGCCGATCGGGGGCTCTCTCTGAGGCGGTCGACGAGCATCCCCGTGTACCGGTTCGAGCTGTCGGGTGACCACGAGGCGAACTCGCAGTTTCCGACCGCCTCGGCCGTCGTCGACTCGGCTTCGAGGTGGTTGAACAGGAGTATCTGCCCGGTGTAGTTCCCCGCGAAGCCCTGCTGTGTCGGGATCACCACCCGGATCGTCCGTCGGACACGCGCCGATCCGTTCGCGGTCGATCCGTTCGTCCCCGTGTCGTTCGAGCTCGTTCCGTTCGACTGGGCTCGTGCCTGCTGTGCGAAACCACCGACACCAGCGATACCGCCGATCTGTGCGAGCATCGTTCGGCGTGTTCGCGCCATTCTCGTCGTCGCTTTTGGCTGGTCGGGGTTACGTTTCGGGCCTGCATTCGCGGGCCGAGCCACCGCGAGGTGGGTCGAGCCGGCTGCTAGCGA from Halococcus saccharolyticus DSM 5350 encodes the following:
- a CDS encoding FAD binding domain-containing protein; amino-acid sequence: MYPDEFDYYEADSVGEALDLLDEHSDAETELLAGGHSLLPAMKTGLSSPDVLIDISGIDAMHGIEVDGDTLSIGAMTRYSDLTESDAVAEHAPALAEAVRQVGDVQVRNRGTIGGNLAHADPAADLPGAAIASDATLVVEGTDGERSIPADDFFFGMYATDIGPDELLTRVEIPSADGGVGAYAKKPSPSSGYAMVGVAALLDTDGGTVESVRVGANGVMDHGVRLGPVEDALAGGSLDAETIATAASHAGDDLDEDMMMSDLQASNEFRAQLLKVYTERALTAAMDRTGGSAAAD